A window of the Planktothrix tepida PCC 9214 genome harbors these coding sequences:
- a CDS encoding FxLYD domain-containing protein: MPIDLPWALALVIVSGLIPALKAISNPSLSPTSNSSQHSASVIVTQNSGFTVSDVKLVRVGEGTLIRYSIEGKVKNNSTTSMRSLKVNYREYQQQNDQLVALEAGEATVNPTELKPGETGIFGRVVNSPLEVILIESVGSPDHGEIAVNQCYANNLERREMCRRQLNPQAVYPLL; this comes from the coding sequence ATGCCAATTGATTTACCTTGGGCTTTAGCATTGGTGATTGTTTCTGGCTTAATTCCCGCCTTAAAAGCCATTTCAAATCCTTCTCTTTCTCCTACTTCCAACTCATCTCAACATTCTGCCTCTGTAATCGTAACTCAAAATTCAGGATTCACTGTGAGTGATGTTAAATTAGTGCGAGTTGGAGAAGGAACATTAATTCGTTATTCGATTGAGGGAAAGGTTAAAAATAATAGTACAACTTCAATGCGATCGCTGAAAGTTAACTATCGAGAATATCAACAACAGAATGATCAATTAGTCGCATTAGAAGCCGGAGAAGCAACCGTTAATCCCACAGAACTTAAACCGGGAGAAACGGGAATATTTGGTCGCGTGGTCAATAGTCCATTGGAAGTTATTTTAATTGAAAGTGTGGGTTCTCCTGATCATGGGGAAATTGCTGTTAACCAATGTTATGCTAATAATTTAGAACGACGAGAAATGTGTCGTAGACAATTGAATCCTCAAGCAGTTTATCCTTTATTATAA
- a CDS encoding retroviral-like aspartic protease family protein — MQIQSNNEMGKVFATLTITNRADQILAEAGVKSEDQIRSITLKNVLVDTGATTLCLPQEAIAKLGLKLLKEVDVATAMGIGKARIFRDATLSIFEREGTFECLELPGGQDALLGVIPLEALGLEIDLKNQTLKALPISPTETYLTIL, encoded by the coding sequence ATGCAAATTCAAAGCAACAATGAAATGGGAAAAGTTTTCGCCACTCTAACAATTACTAACCGCGCCGACCAAATTCTAGCAGAGGCTGGGGTTAAATCAGAAGACCAAATACGCTCAATTACCCTCAAAAATGTATTAGTAGACACGGGTGCAACTACCCTATGTTTACCACAAGAAGCGATCGCCAAACTGGGGCTAAAACTCCTGAAAGAAGTGGACGTAGCCACCGCAATGGGTATTGGTAAAGCCAGAATTTTCCGAGATGCTACCCTATCAATATTTGAGCGGGAAGGAACCTTCGAGTGCTTAGAATTACCAGGAGGTCAAGATGCTCTTTTAGGAGTCATACCTTTAGAAGCTTTGGGGTTAGAAATCGACTTAAAAAATCAAACCTTGAAGGCGTTACCCATCAGTCCAACAGAAACTTATTTAACGATTTTGTAG